In Nostoc sp. CENA543, a single genomic region encodes these proteins:
- the clpS gene encoding ATP-dependent Clp protease adapter ClpS has protein sequence MSVETIEKRSTSRKLAPRYRVLLHNDDYNPMEYVVQVLLTTVPSLTQPQAVSIMMEAHTNGLALVITCAQEHAEFYCETLKSHGLSSTIEPEE, from the coding sequence GTGTCAGTCGAAACCATTGAGAAGCGTTCTACATCCCGCAAGCTTGCGCCTCGGTATCGCGTTTTGCTCCATAATGACGACTACAACCCTATGGAGTATGTGGTACAAGTGCTACTCACTACAGTACCCAGCCTGACTCAGCCCCAAGCTGTCAGCATTATGATGGAAGCCCACACCAATGGGCTAGCTTTAGTCATTACCTGCGCGCAAGAACACGCCGAGTTTTATTGTGAAACTCTCAAAAGTCATGGACTTAGTAGTACCATAGAACCTGAAGAATAG
- a CDS encoding TIGR03960 family B12-binding radical SAM protein — protein MAIAFEQLITSDILKPARYLGNEQLAVHKPWNQAVIRWVLTYPEVYEVGASNLGHIILYNILNAQPRQLCDRAYLPGTDLADKLRATNTPLFAVESKRELKEFDILGFSLSYELGATNILEMLDLAGIPLTWQARLQGDYPLIFAGGQTATSNPEPYADFFDFFALGDGEELLPEIGLVLEEGKQAGLSRESLLLDLAQIPGVYVPQFYAPDKDGSVKPVLPDVPQRILRRVATPIPAYSIGLVPYVQTVHDRLTIEIRRGCTRGCRFCQPGMLTRPARDVEPEQVVEAIEQGMRATGYNEFSLLSLSCSDYLSLPSVGMEIKNRLRNENISLSLPSQRVDRFDENIANILGGTRQGGITFAPEAGTQRMRDIVNKGLTNEELLRGVKTAWEQGWDKIKLYFMIGLPGETDADVLGIAETVSWLQRECRGKGRRPLNFNLTISNFTPKPHTPFQWHSVSTAEFRRKQDLLRQAFRRIRGVKVNFTDVRISAMEDFIGRGDRSLGKVLQRAWELGAGMDSWYDSLDKAFAAWGEAIAEAGLDWKYRQVENGEWNLFADEEEGRGDKVDKVELPPNTQSPIPSPQSLENPLPWDHIDTGIDKKWLIEDLQRALAAAVVPDCSFDGCSHCGVCGTDFGHNIVIEPPAIPEFAGEFVPNINKAQRLRVWFGKQGDMALLSHLDLMRLLDRVVRRASLPVAYTNGFHPSPKIAVASALALGATSSGEIVDFELTEPVDLAGFQQKLAQELPPDIPVYRVAEVDLKAPAANKLLEQAEYLITIAAPSEVTPAQWQEWIAAIEQQTEILCEQTTKSGKTQMINLRSRLFELELISTSSTETEAIAVIRYVGSCRQDGFLLRPEQILSMLEIVSGENSDNLRTDFTKFHLLHIHRNQLILAV, from the coding sequence GTGGCTATTGCATTTGAACAATTAATCACATCTGATATCTTAAAACCAGCCCGTTACTTGGGTAATGAACAACTGGCGGTACATAAGCCTTGGAATCAGGCAGTTATACGCTGGGTTTTGACTTATCCAGAGGTATACGAAGTTGGTGCATCTAATCTGGGGCATATCATCCTGTATAACATTTTGAATGCCCAACCCCGACAGTTATGCGATCGCGCTTACCTACCAGGTACAGACTTAGCCGACAAACTCAGGGCGACAAATACCCCCTTGTTTGCGGTTGAGTCGAAGCGAGAGCTAAAAGAATTTGATATTTTAGGTTTTAGTCTCAGTTATGAATTAGGAGCAACCAACATTCTCGAAATGTTGGACTTAGCGGGAATTCCCCTAACATGGCAAGCAAGATTGCAGGGGGATTATCCGCTTATCTTCGCAGGAGGGCAAACAGCAACATCCAATCCTGAACCCTACGCCGACTTTTTTGACTTTTTCGCCTTGGGAGATGGTGAAGAACTTCTGCCAGAAATCGGCTTAGTTTTAGAAGAAGGAAAACAAGCCGGATTAAGTCGGGAAAGTTTACTCCTAGACTTGGCGCAAATCCCTGGGGTGTACGTACCGCAGTTTTACGCACCAGATAAAGACGGTTCCGTCAAACCAGTCCTTCCAGATGTACCCCAACGGATTTTGCGGCGAGTCGCTACCCCCATCCCCGCCTATTCCATTGGACTAGTACCATACGTCCAAACTGTACATGACCGCTTGACAATAGAAATCCGTCGTGGTTGCACCCGTGGTTGTCGCTTCTGTCAACCAGGAATGCTGACTCGACCCGCTAGGGATGTCGAACCAGAACAGGTGGTAGAAGCCATTGAACAAGGCATGAGAGCCACTGGTTATAATGAGTTTTCCCTCTTGTCTTTGAGTTGTTCTGATTATTTATCCCTACCATCTGTGGGGATGGAAATTAAAAATCGATTAAGAAATGAAAATATTTCCCTGTCGCTCCCTAGCCAGCGTGTAGATAGATTTGATGAAAACATCGCCAATATTCTTGGTGGTACACGCCAAGGCGGCATCACCTTTGCCCCCGAAGCTGGCACACAGAGAATGCGTGATATCGTCAATAAAGGTTTAACTAACGAAGAACTATTACGAGGTGTCAAAACTGCCTGGGAACAAGGCTGGGATAAAATCAAGTTATATTTTATGATCGGCTTACCTGGCGAAACAGATGCTGACGTTTTAGGTATTGCCGAAACAGTCAGTTGGTTACAAAGGGAATGTCGGGGTAAAGGTAGAAGACCACTTAACTTCAACCTGACAATTTCCAACTTCACCCCCAAACCCCATACACCATTTCAATGGCACTCAGTTTCTACAGCAGAATTTCGCCGGAAGCAAGATCTACTACGGCAAGCTTTCCGTCGTATTCGGGGGGTAAAAGTCAATTTTACGGATGTGCGAATTTCCGCAATGGAAGACTTTATTGGTAGAGGCGATCGCTCTTTAGGTAAAGTCCTGCAACGTGCTTGGGAATTAGGCGCAGGGATGGATTCTTGGTATGACAGCCTAGATAAAGCTTTTGCCGCCTGGGGAGAAGCGATCGCAGAAGCTGGTCTAGATTGGAAATACCGCCAGGTAGAAAACGGAGAATGGAATCTGTTTGCAGACGAGGAGGAGGGTAGAGGAGACAAGGTAGACAAGGTAGAATTACCTCCCAATACCCAGTCCCCAATCCCCAGTCCCCAGTCCCTCGAAAACCCACTCCCCTGGGATCATATAGATACCGGCATTGACAAAAAGTGGCTGATTGAGGACTTACAACGCGCCCTCGCAGCTGCTGTTGTTCCAGACTGTTCTTTTGATGGTTGTTCCCATTGTGGTGTATGTGGCACGGATTTTGGCCATAACATCGTTATCGAACCACCTGCTATTCCAGAATTCGCCGGTGAATTTGTCCCTAACATTAACAAAGCCCAACGCCTGCGCGTTTGGTTTGGTAAACAAGGTGACATGGCCTTGCTGAGTCACTTAGATTTAATGCGGTTGCTGGATCGAGTGGTGCGGCGCGCTAGTTTACCAGTGGCTTACACTAACGGTTTCCATCCCAGTCCTAAAATTGCTGTCGCCAGTGCCTTAGCTTTAGGGGCTACTAGTAGCGGTGAAATAGTTGATTTTGAGTTAACTGAACCTGTAGATTTGGCAGGATTTCAACAAAAACTGGCTCAAGAACTGCCCCCAGATATCCCAGTGTATCGTGTGGCAGAAGTAGACTTAAAAGCTCCCGCCGCGAATAAATTATTGGAACAAGCAGAGTATTTAATTACTATTGCTGCCCCCAGTGAAGTCACACCAGCACAATGGCAAGAGTGGATAGCCGCAATCGAGCAGCAAACAGAAATTTTGTGTGAGCAAACAACTAAATCTGGCAAGACTCAGATGATAAATCTGCGCTCACGGTTGTTTGAGTTGGAATTAATTTCTACCAGCAGTACGGAAACTGAAGCGATCGCCGTTATCCGCTATGTGGGTAGCTGTCGCCAAGATGGTTTTTTATTGCGTCCAGAACAAATTCTGTCTATGCTAGAAATAGTCTCAGGGGAAAACTCAGACAACCTGAGAACAGACTTCACAAAATTTCATCTTCTGCATATTCACCGCAATCAGCTCATCTTAGCGGTATAA
- a CDS encoding CPBP family intramembrane glutamic endopeptidase — translation MKINLMNLAQRPAPIRLGCFILVLLLLWLPIAAPIYLLVDDSNRVSIITMVVLYVEFIFLLRFWGQKVYQQPQILKLYGLKFTRRNGVELLCGFILGIINIFILFGAQSILGWLVWQSPKIFLPRLILEGLLVGIGVGFAEELLFRGWLLDELQRDYTQRVALWIDALIFAALHFIKPLAAIIETLPQFPALVLLGLTQVLGKRWRRGLLGLPIGLHSGLVGGYYIINVGGLSQYSGRVPNWVTGVNNNPLQGLMGVFFMSILAIWMWRRSVKG, via the coding sequence ATGAAAATTAATTTGATGAACTTAGCTCAACGCCCCGCCCCCATTCGGCTGGGTTGTTTTATTTTGGTTCTATTATTGCTGTGGTTGCCTATAGCTGCACCAATTTATTTACTAGTAGATGATTCTAATAGAGTCAGCATCATCACAATGGTGGTGCTGTATGTAGAGTTTATTTTCCTATTGAGATTCTGGGGTCAAAAAGTCTATCAGCAACCACAAATATTAAAGCTGTATGGATTGAAATTCACACGACGTAATGGTGTAGAACTACTTTGTGGCTTTATCTTAGGCATAATTAATATTTTTATTTTATTTGGAGCGCAAAGTATTTTAGGTTGGCTAGTTTGGCAATCACCGAAAATATTTTTGCCAAGGTTAATTTTAGAAGGGTTACTTGTGGGTATAGGTGTAGGGTTTGCGGAAGAATTATTATTTCGTGGCTGGTTATTAGATGAGTTGCAAAGAGACTACACTCAACGTGTAGCATTGTGGATAGATGCACTCATCTTTGCAGCTTTACACTTTATCAAACCACTAGCAGCAATTATTGAAACATTGCCACAGTTTCCCGCTTTAGTCTTGTTAGGTTTAACGCAGGTATTGGGAAAGCGTTGGCGGCGGGGACTTTTGGGCTTACCTATAGGGTTACATAGTGGTTTAGTAGGTGGTTACTACATTATTAATGTGGGGGGATTAAGTCAATATTCTGGTCGAGTTCCCAACTGGGTAACTGGGGTTAATAATAATCCCTTGCAAGGATTAATGGGGGTATTTTTTATGAGTATCTTAGCAATATGGATGTGGCGGCGGAGTGTGAAAGGTTAA
- a CDS encoding pentapeptide repeat-containing protein: MNIEAIKQGQLKHLPGVNLEDEELSQLDLSRINLAGATLVGTNFTGSKLEGGHLEGANLMGANLQATDLRANLMGANLMQADLTGADLRGSNLRGASLMGARLSDVSLAGAFLSGANLMNVNLQGVDLRGADLRGANLTGANLKGADLSRADLQGALLSEANLEEADLRGANLAGANFIGANLLCAELEGANLNGVNLEKACLVGTLMEKVS, encoded by the coding sequence ATGAATATTGAAGCCATTAAACAAGGACAACTGAAACATCTTCCAGGGGTAAATTTAGAAGATGAGGAACTCTCTCAACTGGATTTAAGCCGCATTAATTTAGCCGGTGCTACCCTCGTCGGGACTAATTTTACAGGTTCTAAACTTGAAGGTGGACATTTAGAAGGCGCAAATTTAATGGGTGCTAACCTCCAAGCCACCGACTTACGGGCTAATCTGATGGGGGCTAACCTCATGCAAGCAGATTTAACTGGTGCTGACTTACGAGGTAGTAACTTGCGTGGTGCTAGCTTGATGGGCGCAAGACTGAGTGATGTGTCCCTAGCTGGTGCTTTTTTAAGTGGTGCTAATTTGATGAACGTTAATTTGCAAGGCGTTGATTTACGCGGTGCTGATTTGCGGGGTGCTAACTTGACGGGTGCAAATCTCAAAGGCGCAGACTTAAGCCGTGCTGACTTGCAAGGGGCGTTATTGAGTGAAGCCAATTTAGAAGAAGCTGATTTACGAGGGGCGAATTTAGCCGGAGCAAATTTCATCGGGGCTAACTTGCTTTGTGCTGAGTTGGAAGGCGCGAATTTAAATGGTGTGAATTTAGAGAAAGCTTGTTTAGTCGGTACTTTAATGGAGAAAGTTTCATGA
- a CDS encoding STAS domain-containing protein, protein MQALLKSQKVAVIRPHSCLNATNALEFERELSTMLAQEDIAGLLVDLAAVESCDSSGLMALVSALKSAQNLGKGFQLDSVSPAIKIVLELTQLDQVFEISQG, encoded by the coding sequence ATGCAAGCACTACTAAAGAGTCAAAAAGTAGCAGTTATTCGTCCCCATAGCTGCCTCAATGCAACTAATGCGCTGGAGTTTGAGCGAGAATTGTCCACAATGCTAGCCCAAGAAGACATTGCTGGGTTATTAGTAGACCTAGCAGCAGTGGAGTCTTGTGACAGTTCTGGACTGATGGCTTTAGTATCTGCGCTGAAGTCAGCTCAGAATCTAGGCAAAGGCTTTCAGCTTGATTCCGTATCCCCAGCGATCAAAATAGTTTTAGAGTTAACTCAACTTGATCAGGTTTTTGAGATATCTCAGGGATAA
- a CDS encoding photosystem II high light acclimation radical SAM protein, translating to MMENRILYVRLPCNPIFPIGVVYLSDHVHKVFPHIEQRIFDLGTVPPLDYALALDRCIDEFQPTLLVFSWRDIQIYAPVGGRGGNPLQNAFEFYYATNPFIKLRGALGGLRIFIAYYVELWRNQGLIKRGLKRARQYYSQARAVVGGGAVSVFYEQLGKSLPPGTIISVGEGETLLEKFLSGKEFRDERCYVVGEAKPRQRLIHEQPTPLEKTACNYDYIETIWPEFNYYLQEQDFYIGVQTKRGCPHNCCYCVYTVVEGKQVRINPAEEIVAEMRQLYNRGVRNFWFTDAQFIPARRFIDDAVELLQKIVDSGMTDIHWAAYIRADNLTPELCDLMAKTGMNYFEIGITSGSQELVRKMRMGYNLRTVLQNCRDLKAAGFNDLVSVNYSFNVIDERPETIRQTIAYHRELEKIFGADKVEPAIFFIGLQPHTHLEEYALKQGVLKPGYNPMSLMPWTAKKLLWNPEPLGSFFGEVCLQAWQRNPNDFGREVMNILEERLGCADLEAALSAPIETKEKQLVSAEL from the coding sequence ATGATGGAAAATCGAATTTTGTATGTTCGCCTTCCTTGTAACCCTATCTTTCCCATAGGGGTTGTTTACTTAAGTGATCACGTCCACAAGGTTTTTCCCCACATCGAACAACGCATTTTTGACTTGGGAACAGTCCCACCTCTAGACTATGCTTTAGCGTTAGATCGTTGTATCGATGAATTTCAGCCCACACTATTGGTATTTTCTTGGCGGGATATTCAAATCTACGCCCCAGTCGGTGGACGTGGTGGGAATCCACTACAAAACGCCTTTGAGTTTTACTACGCGACAAATCCCTTCATTAAATTGCGTGGTGCTTTGGGCGGTTTACGCATCTTCATTGCTTACTATGTGGAGTTATGGCGTAACCAGGGACTAATCAAACGGGGTTTAAAACGCGCCAGACAATATTATTCTCAAGCTCGTGCTGTCGTTGGTGGTGGTGCAGTTAGCGTATTTTACGAACAGCTAGGAAAAAGCTTACCCCCAGGCACAATTATTTCTGTGGGCGAAGGGGAAACCTTGCTGGAAAAATTTCTTAGTGGTAAAGAATTTCGTGATGAACGTTGTTATGTAGTCGGGGAAGCCAAACCAAGACAACGACTCATTCACGAACAACCCACGCCTTTAGAAAAAACCGCCTGTAACTATGACTATATAGAAACTATTTGGCCAGAGTTTAATTATTACCTCCAAGAACAGGACTTTTACATTGGTGTACAGACTAAACGAGGTTGTCCCCACAACTGCTGTTATTGTGTCTACACCGTGGTTGAAGGGAAACAGGTAAGAATTAACCCCGCCGAAGAAATAGTGGCAGAAATGCGCCAACTATATAATCGTGGTGTGCGTAATTTCTGGTTTACAGATGCCCAATTTATCCCGGCGCGGCGATTTATTGACGATGCTGTAGAACTCTTACAGAAAATCGTTGATTCTGGGATGACAGATATTCACTGGGCAGCATACATCCGAGCCGACAACCTCACACCAGAGTTGTGCGATTTGATGGCGAAAACAGGGATGAATTACTTTGAAATCGGTATTACTAGTGGTTCTCAAGAACTCGTGCGGAAAATGCGGATGGGTTACAACTTGCGGACTGTGCTGCAAAATTGCCGTGATTTAAAAGCAGCTGGTTTTAACGATTTAGTCTCTGTTAACTATTCCTTTAACGTTATTGATGAACGTCCCGAAACCATCCGCCAAACCATTGCATACCACCGAGAACTAGAAAAGATTTTCGGTGCTGATAAAGTTGAACCTGCAATTTTCTTTATTGGTTTACAACCCCATACTCACCTAGAAGAATATGCCTTGAAACAAGGTGTTCTCAAACCAGGGTATAATCCCATGAGTTTAATGCCGTGGACTGCTAAAAAACTACTATGGAATCCTGAACCCCTTGGTTCATTCTTTGGTGAAGTTTGTTTACAAGCCTGGCAAAGAAACCCCAACGATTTCGGACGAGAAGTCATGAACATCTTAGAAGAAAGGTTGGGTTGTGCCGATTTAGAAGCAGCACTATCTGCACCGATAGAAACGAAAGAGAAACAGTTAGTGAGTGCTGAGTTGTGA
- a CDS encoding DICT sensory domain-containing protein, whose protein sequence is MLEGSILQLLETAHRSTTRPIHFGVYYKNTLVALCHALEDHILSDDSTPLVITAFQRGKWYLQEAERYADIAKNSRQIVIMAAPDTGFAEHPTSQLSNVDLVALDETDPVAQEWHLIILSPKYTAMVLCQELSDADYGARGLPATDLERKFYGLWTFEPTLVSETTELAIAHIQKYNPELAQKLSAHQQAIPPAIINPEDLSTVVSRVVDYLQTGQEQLSIPTAMRQQALDNNLLSNEVQAFLRMAQLMELGDINNPMAATEVSAIAETMAQLLDLPAWQIKRLKLAALLHRIDPFRTAPSVLTSSHTTNQQETAPSCPLVPGAQVLRKMPRLRAVAQIITHQTEHWDGTGEPAGLAGDAIPLESRILALVAEFQWRVNQQKSSQQPREEIFTQALAECRQQSHRFDPKLLDALTLLVMGLQQGLDLPLMTPKASTGMWLLDSRWQSQNQTSEDIKIYP, encoded by the coding sequence ATGCTAGAAGGTTCCATTCTCCAACTACTAGAAACCGCCCATCGCTCGACTACTAGGCCGATTCACTTCGGGGTGTATTATAAAAATACGCTGGTGGCTTTGTGCCATGCGCTGGAAGACCACATATTAAGCGATGACAGCACACCCCTAGTCATCACAGCTTTTCAACGAGGTAAGTGGTATTTACAGGAGGCGGAAAGATACGCAGACATTGCCAAAAATAGCCGCCAAATCGTGATTATGGCTGCACCAGATACAGGCTTTGCGGAACATCCTACTAGTCAATTGTCGAATGTGGACTTGGTAGCATTGGATGAAACTGATCCAGTGGCGCAGGAATGGCATTTGATTATTTTATCGCCCAAGTACACAGCAATGGTACTTTGTCAAGAGTTATCAGATGCTGATTATGGTGCTAGAGGATTACCTGCTACCGATTTAGAACGCAAGTTTTATGGGTTGTGGACATTTGAGCCGACGTTGGTGAGTGAGACAACAGAATTAGCGATCGCTCACATTCAAAAGTACAATCCAGAATTAGCACAGAAACTCTCGGCACATCAACAAGCTATTCCCCCAGCCATCATCAACCCAGAAGACTTAAGTACAGTTGTCTCCCGTGTTGTAGATTATCTACAGACAGGACAGGAACAATTATCGATTCCTACAGCAATGCGTCAGCAAGCCTTAGATAACAACTTGCTATCTAACGAAGTGCAAGCATTTTTGCGGATGGCGCAGCTGATGGAATTAGGGGATATTAATAATCCTATGGCCGCCACGGAAGTGAGTGCGATCGCGGAAACAATGGCGCAACTTCTGGATCTCCCTGCATGGCAAATCAAAAGGCTAAAACTAGCAGCATTATTACATCGCATAGATCCATTCCGCACAGCACCCAGCGTCCTCACCAGCAGTCATACTACAAATCAGCAAGAAACCGCACCTAGTTGTCCACTAGTTCCAGGCGCGCAAGTATTACGAAAAATGCCAAGGTTAAGGGCAGTAGCCCAAATTATCACACACCAAACCGAACATTGGGATGGTACAGGAGAACCAGCCGGATTAGCAGGTGATGCGATTCCTTTAGAGTCCAGAATTTTGGCTTTAGTTGCTGAATTTCAATGGCGAGTCAATCAACAAAAATCTTCCCAACAGCCACGGGAAGAAATATTTACTCAAGCCTTAGCCGAATGTAGACAACAATCTCACCGCTTTGACCCTAAATTATTAGATGCACTCACTTTGTTAGTTATGGGCTTACAACAGGGTTTAGACTTACCCCTAATGACACCCAAAGCTAGCACAGGTATGTGGTTACTCGATTCCCGATGGCAAAGTCAAAACCAGACCAGTGAAGATATTAAAATTTACCCATGA
- a CDS encoding pyridoxal phosphate-dependent aminotransferase, translated as MQPAKRLEKIPPYLFAEINRKREELVAQGVDIINMAVGDPDKPTPAHILQAMHTAIDQASNHNYPPYDGMPAFREAAVEWMKRRFGVEGLNPNKEVISSIGSKEAIHNTFLAFVETGDYVLIPDPGYPVYRTATIFAGGEPFTMPLKAENKFLPDLSLIPETVARKAKLLWINYPNNPTGALASLEFFAELVAFCRQHEILLCHDHAYSEMAYDGYKPPSVLQVPGAKDVAIEFHSLSKSYNMTGWRIGFVVGNVNGIKALSQVKTNVDSGVFKAIQQAAIAAYNTDEAELTSLMSVYQNRRDIVIQGLQSLGWPIEPPKATLYVWVPVPSGYSSIEFANLLLDKCGILVPPGNGYGASGEGYIRIALTIPDERLQAAIERMRDAGIRYS; from the coding sequence ATGCAGCCTGCTAAACGTTTAGAAAAAATTCCTCCTTATCTATTTGCTGAGATTAACCGCAAACGGGAAGAACTTGTCGCCCAAGGAGTTGACATCATTAATATGGCAGTGGGTGATCCTGATAAGCCAACTCCTGCTCATATTCTCCAGGCCATGCACACAGCAATTGATCAAGCGAGTAATCATAATTATCCACCCTATGATGGTATGCCAGCTTTTCGGGAAGCAGCAGTGGAGTGGATGAAAAGGCGGTTTGGCGTTGAAGGATTAAACCCGAACAAAGAGGTTATATCTTCTATTGGTTCTAAGGAAGCGATACATAATACTTTCTTAGCCTTTGTGGAAACGGGAGACTATGTATTAATACCAGATCCTGGTTATCCAGTGTATCGAACTGCCACAATTTTTGCTGGGGGTGAGCCATTTACTATGCCTCTCAAGGCAGAAAATAAATTTTTACCTGACCTCAGTCTTATTCCAGAAACTGTAGCCCGAAAAGCAAAACTATTGTGGATTAATTACCCGAATAATCCCACTGGGGCTTTAGCTAGCCTAGAGTTTTTTGCCGAATTGGTGGCGTTTTGTCGGCAGCATGAGATTCTACTATGTCATGATCATGCTTATTCCGAAATGGCTTATGACGGTTACAAGCCGCCGAGTGTGTTGCAAGTACCAGGGGCTAAAGATGTGGCTATTGAATTCCACAGTCTGTCTAAGTCTTACAATATGACAGGCTGGCGGATTGGTTTTGTAGTGGGCAATGTCAACGGGATTAAAGCTTTAAGCCAAGTCAAAACCAACGTTGATTCTGGGGTGTTTAAAGCTATTCAACAGGCAGCGATCGCAGCTTACAATACTGATGAAGCTGAATTAACTAGCTTAATGTCGGTGTATCAAAATCGCCGTGACATAGTTATTCAAGGACTACAATCTTTAGGCTGGCCTATTGAACCACCAAAAGCCACTCTCTACGTTTGGGTACCAGTACCTTCAGGATATTCTTCTATTGAATTTGCCAACCTCCTCTTAGATAAATGCGGTATCTTAGTCCCTCCAGGTAACGGCTACGGTGCATCAGGGGAAGGTTACATTAGAATTGCCTTGACTATCCCTGATGAACGGTTACAAGCAGCAATAGAACGGATGCGAGATGCGGGAATTCGCTACAGTTGA